One genomic segment of Salinibacter grassmerensis includes these proteins:
- a CDS encoding O-antigen ligase family protein, which translates to MKRVGGWALSGLTWASGVYIILVPSLSLLPFVGPFNEKRALQVSLLVIIGSVLILSQKHRRDWLSNLRRLPLSSRWGLGIVFSLGVASSTLAPSPFHAFLEMGHYLLLFILAGVIASVVRRAPERAEKMILGTVVVSAMMYAVYFSAGYAKYLIVSNANPWPDGPTNFANVRIFNQYQTLTLPLLASGALGYFGRWRFSKAAIFALVILWWALIFASDVRGTLLAMTTAAVGVGILFRSGAKKWILIQGVGLVLGLGLYYLLFSADSVPPVADRFTDVSHNSQRLQYWRTCLEMAWAHPFLGAGPMHFAWPPYHYATGASPHNAVMQWLGEWGIPSTIIMASLTIWGIWSWLLQERSIIECNGKTSSCIQVSFAAAVLAGVAHSMVSGLILAPLSQVLLALVGGWVWGRYQFSRNLSNDACSFRAHAIFCALLVSAVLVVGSSLRDLTTVTERRIAFMNSVERNTLSPRYWTQGYIGVRDSSVIEKARRSR; encoded by the coding sequence ATGAAGCGTGTAGGTGGTTGGGCTTTATCGGGTCTTACTTGGGCCTCTGGAGTATATATCATATTAGTACCGAGCCTCTCGCTACTTCCGTTTGTGGGTCCCTTCAACGAGAAAAGAGCTCTTCAAGTCAGTCTCCTTGTCATCATTGGCAGTGTGCTAATCTTATCTCAGAAACATCGCCGTGACTGGCTTTCTAACCTCCGTCGTTTACCGCTGTCCTCCCGGTGGGGATTGGGCATTGTCTTCAGCTTGGGCGTAGCATCGTCTACGCTGGCGCCCTCCCCGTTTCATGCCTTTCTGGAAATGGGGCACTATCTCCTCCTGTTCATTCTGGCAGGAGTAATCGCATCAGTCGTGCGACGAGCACCCGAACGAGCCGAGAAAATGATTCTGGGTACTGTAGTCGTCAGTGCGATGATGTACGCTGTATACTTCTCCGCCGGGTACGCTAAGTACCTGATCGTCTCCAATGCTAATCCCTGGCCGGACGGGCCAACTAATTTCGCCAATGTCCGCATCTTTAATCAGTATCAGACACTGACTCTTCCACTCCTTGCGAGTGGAGCGTTAGGTTATTTCGGACGATGGCGATTCAGCAAAGCGGCGATATTTGCGCTGGTGATACTGTGGTGGGCATTGATTTTCGCATCCGATGTCCGTGGAACCCTTCTGGCAATGACCACTGCTGCGGTAGGAGTAGGCATTCTCTTCCGTTCTGGGGCTAAAAAATGGATCCTTATTCAGGGAGTGGGGCTGGTTCTGGGGCTTGGGTTATACTACCTCTTGTTTTCTGCCGATTCGGTTCCTCCGGTAGCTGATAGGTTCACTGATGTGAGTCATAATTCCCAACGTCTCCAATATTGGCGAACATGCTTGGAAATGGCCTGGGCGCACCCCTTTCTGGGAGCTGGACCAATGCACTTTGCCTGGCCTCCGTATCACTATGCGACCGGGGCGAGTCCGCACAATGCGGTCATGCAGTGGCTGGGAGAGTGGGGCATCCCGTCTACCATCATCATGGCCAGTCTCACCATCTGGGGAATTTGGTCTTGGCTACTGCAAGAGAGGAGCATCATTGAGTGCAATGGGAAGACATCGAGCTGTATACAGGTGAGTTTTGCGGCGGCTGTATTGGCTGGAGTGGCGCATTCGATGGTAAGCGGTCTCATACTGGCCCCATTGAGTCAAGTGCTTCTTGCTCTAGTAGGGGGATGGGTGTGGGGGCGATACCAGTTCTCAAGAAACCTTTCTAATGACGCCTGCTCTTTTCGTGCTCACGCGATTTTCTGTGCTCTCCTTGTGAGTGCCGTACTGGTGGTCGGGAGTAGCCTTCGCGATTTAACTACGGTGACAGAGCGCCGCATAGCTTTTATGAACTCGGTCGAACGAAATACTCTTTCTCCGCGATACTGGACACAGGGGTACATTGGAGTGCGCGACTCTTCTGTAATCGAGAAGGCGCGTCGAAGTCGGTAG
- a CDS encoding type II secretion system F family protein: MATREYRFQGVAAGGQSVQGTVMASSKSKAREKVEDLSDEHGFKPSDLKKRRTFYYKVRHPNGNVKTGEQKAFSPEEVEEALENMGLEVVKVQKKWFDFEFSPPQDDLIMFVRLAANLLRENLPFDEVLEMLVNDVSSKSLQQVIRDLNSDLKGGMNAEKAFNKHRDKLGKFTAYMLGIASKSGNMAEIYEATARFLERKDEFSSRVRSAMIMPAVTTVAMIGAMVWYIWYIVPATAGLFEGMDVTMPPLTSFSLDMAAWLDQYWVWVSLGTVGPLLAFVAWARTEQGKFYLHKYMIKVPLIGKLLHKINIEIFCRVFSILYSGAGDNLRVIRIAAEACGNKYMEYRIRNVTIPMMTAQGASLVQALKASGVFTSMAITRFKSGAETGSVRESARQMADYYEQETELSLDAAVESIQTGVSIIIALGVLFLTILSAEMAFIQPSQADMMGM; the protein is encoded by the coding sequence ATGGCTACTCGCGAATACCGGTTTCAGGGTGTGGCGGCCGGCGGCCAGTCGGTCCAGGGCACCGTTATGGCCTCCTCCAAGAGCAAGGCCCGCGAGAAGGTGGAGGACCTGTCGGACGAGCACGGGTTCAAGCCGTCGGACCTGAAGAAGCGCCGCACCTTCTACTACAAGGTGCGCCATCCGAACGGCAACGTGAAGACGGGGGAGCAGAAGGCCTTCTCGCCTGAAGAGGTGGAGGAGGCCCTCGAAAACATGGGGCTGGAGGTCGTGAAGGTGCAGAAGAAGTGGTTCGACTTCGAGTTCTCGCCGCCGCAGGACGACCTCATCATGTTCGTGCGGCTGGCGGCAAATCTCCTCCGGGAGAACCTGCCGTTCGACGAGGTGCTGGAGATGCTGGTGAACGATGTGTCGTCGAAGAGCCTCCAGCAGGTGATCCGCGACCTCAACTCCGACCTGAAGGGCGGGATGAACGCCGAGAAGGCGTTCAACAAGCACCGTGACAAGCTCGGCAAGTTCACGGCGTACATGCTGGGCATCGCCTCCAAGAGCGGGAACATGGCTGAGATCTACGAGGCCACGGCCCGCTTCCTGGAGCGCAAAGACGAATTTAGTTCACGGGTGCGGAGCGCCATGATCATGCCGGCGGTGACCACGGTCGCCATGATCGGGGCGATGGTCTGGTACATCTGGTACATCGTGCCGGCCACGGCGGGGCTGTTCGAGGGCATGGACGTGACGATGCCGCCGCTCACGAGCTTCTCGCTCGACATGGCGGCCTGGTTAGACCAATACTGGGTGTGGGTCTCACTGGGGACGGTGGGGCCGCTCCTGGCGTTCGTGGCATGGGCTCGTACGGAGCAGGGGAAGTTTTACCTGCACAAGTACATGATCAAGGTTCCGCTCATCGGGAAGCTGCTCCACAAGATCAACATCGAGATTTTCTGTCGGGTCTTTTCCATTCTCTACTCGGGGGCCGGAGACAACCTACGGGTGATCCGGATCGCGGCCGAGGCCTGCGGCAACAAGTACATGGAGTACCGCATCCGGAACGTCACCATCCCGATGATGACGGCGCAGGGGGCAAGCCTCGTGCAGGCGCTCAAGGCCAGCGGGGTGTTTACGTCGATGGCCATCACGCGCTTCAAGAGCGGGGCCGAGACGGGCAGCGTCCGTGAGAGCGCCCGCCAGATGGCCGACTACTACGAGCAGGAGACCGAGTTGAGCCTCGACGCGGCGGTGGAGAGCATCCAGACGGGGGTCTCGATCATCATCGCCCTCGGAGTTCTGTTCCTCACCATTCTCTCGGCAGAGATGGCCTTTATCCAGCCGTCGCAGGCCGACATGATGGGCATGTAG